DNA sequence from the bacterium genome:
GCGCACCCGAGCCGGCCTTCTCCAGGAAGCTGTCGCCGTGGCCGTGGTAGCAGCCCTCGAACTTCACCAGGCGGGTGCGGCCGGTGGCGCCGCGCGCCAGGCGGATGGCCGACAGCGTGGCCTCGGTGCCCGAGTTCACCATGCGCATCATTTCCATGGACGGCACGAGGCGGCGCACGGTTTCGGCCATCGTCACTTCCAGCGCATTGGGCACGCCGAAGCTCAGGCCGTCCACCATCGTGCGCGACACCGCCTCGAGCACCGCGGGGTGCGCGTGGCCGGCGATCATCGGGCCCCAGCTGCCGATGTAGTCCACGTAGCGGTTGCCGTCCACGTCGATCAGGTAGGCGCCTTCGGCGCGCTTGGCGAAGAAGGGCTCGCCGCCGACCGACTTGAAGGCGCGCACCGGCGAGTTGACGCCGCCGGGCAGCGCCTCCCGCGCGCGCTCCCACCAGGAGGCGTTGCTCATCGGATCCACCCCCCGCGCAGGGCGTCGCGGCCGTGGTAGGTGATGATCAGGTCGGCGCCGGCGCGGCGCATGCCCAGCAGGTTCTCCATGACGACGGCGCGCTCGTCGGCGAAGCCGGCCTTCACGGCGGCCTTCACCATCGAGTACTCGCCGCTGACGTTGTAGCAGACCACCGGGCAGAGCGCCTGCTCGCGCACGCGGCGCACGATGTCCAGGTAGGCCAGCGCCGGCTTGACCATGACCATGTCGGCGCCCTCCTCCATGTCGAGCAGCGCCTCGAGCAGGGCCTCGCGGCCGTTGCGCGAGTCCATCTGGTAGGTCTTGCGGTCGCCGCGCGGCGCGCTGTCGCAGGCATCGCGGAAGGGGCCGTAGTAGGCGCTGGCGAACTTGGCCGAGTAGGCCAGGATCGAGGTGTTGACGAAGCCCTCGTCGTCGAGCAGGTCGCGGATGGCGCCGACGCGGCCGTCCATCATGTCGCTGGGGCTGACGATGTCGGCGCCGGCCTTCGCGTGGGCCAGGGCCATGCGCGCCAGCTGGTCGGCGCTGGCGTCGTTGACCACGACGCCGTCCTCGAGGAAGCCGCAGTGGCCGTGGCTCGTGTAGGCGCACAGGCAGACGTCGGTCACCAGCACGACGTCGCGGCC
Encoded proteins:
- a CDS encoding aminotransferase class III-fold pyridoxal phosphate-dependent enzyme; the encoded protein is MSNASWWERAREALPGGVNSPVRAFKSVGGEPFFAKRAEGAYLIDVDGNRYVDYIGSWGPMIAGHAHPAVLEAVSRTMVDGLSFGVPNALEVTMAETVRRLVPSMEMMRMVNSGTEATLSAIRLARGATGRTRLVKFEGCYHGHGDSFLEKAGSGA
- the hemB gene encoding porphobilinogen synthase — protein: MNLLHRPRRLRTTPLMRELVAETDIAARHLITPHFVVEGRGHVDEISSMPGVTHVSVDKLVEEVAADVELGLRSHLLFGIPEHKDDHGTAAVAKDGLVPQALKALRDRFGRDVVLVTDVCLCAYTSHGHCGFLEDGVVVNDASADQLARMALAHAKAGADIVSPSDMMDGRVGAIRDLLDDEGFVNTSILAYSAKFASAYYGPFRDACDSAPRGDRKTYQMDSRNGREALLEALLDMEEGADMVMVKPALAYLDIVRRVREQALCPVVCYNVSGEYSMVKAAVKAGFADERAVVMENLLGMRRAGADLIITYHGRDALRGGWIR